In one Musa acuminata AAA Group cultivar baxijiao chromosome BXJ2-5, Cavendish_Baxijiao_AAA, whole genome shotgun sequence genomic region, the following are encoded:
- the LOC103984655 gene encoding MADS-box transcription factor 50: MVRGKTQMKRIENATSRQVTFSKRRNGLLKKAFELSVLCDAEIALIIFSARGKLYEFASSSMQEIIERYKAHAKESTSSSAIDHENQPSRYEAASLLKKIEHLETFKRKILGENLESCSIEELHELESKLEHGLRRIRGKKQQLLEEQLAQLQQKENTLVEENTLLREKLQPNLPSEAANKVVLDDIPGEHTEVDVETELCIGCPGRGKTNGILQG; this comes from the exons ATGGTGAGGGGGAAGACGCAGATGAAGCGGATAGAGAACGCGACTAGCCGGCAGGTGACTTTCTCCAAGCGGAGGAATGGGCTGCTGAAGAAGGCCTTCGAGCTGTCGGTGCTTTGCGACGCCGAGATCGCCCTTATCATCTTCTCCGCTCGGGGGAAGCTCTACGAGTTCGCCAGCTCCAg TATGCAAGAGATAATTGAGCGTTATAAAGCACATGCAAAAGAAAGTACCAGCAGCAGTGCCATAGATCATGAGAATCAG CCATCTAGGTACGAAGCTGCAAGCTTGTTAAAGAAAATTGAACATCTTGAAACCTTTAAAAG GAAGATCTTAGGTGAAAATTTAGAGTCATGTTCTATCGAAGAACTGCATGAATTGGAGAGCAAGCTAGAACATGGCCTACGCAGAATCAGAGGAAAGAAG CAACAATTACTAGAGGAGCAGCTCGCACAGCTTCAGCAGAAG GAGAACACCCTCGTGGAGGAGAACACGTTACTTCGTGAAAAG TTACAACCTAATCTACCATCTGAGGCTGCCAATAAAGTTGTTTTAGATGACATTCCTGGTGAGCATACCGAGGTTGACGTTGAGACAGAGCTTTGCATTGGATGTCCAGGAAGAGGAAAGACAAACGGCATCTTGCAAGGTTGA
- the LOC103984654 gene encoding BTB/POZ domain-containing protein At1g63850-like produces MAASSHHLKPHTQQQLHPQSHQQPNRWSNTKTKRRDTVAFVDPHVVSSDGPWCCTTSFSSVAASPPHPLRVPAVFPQNQAEPVPIASPSPSPCPMDAPPSTVSAVAFAASVASPYPPYPSSYSKFNSALNAGLLNPMSPPPPPLDKTRSSPTLFDMMANEQDYHPLPAAHAGPLQMHLPGRAADAPTAASAQDRQLLLQERVADIIGSCSPGNQLNDAESGDVRLTLSSNDGLTVSLNVHRHILVAHSRFFAAKLSDRWSKQQRSLPHIVEISDCDDVEIYVETLRLMYCKDLRRRLMREDVSNVLGILKVSAAISFDAGVLSCLEYLEAAPWAEDEEEKVALLLSQLQLESSGAEEVLKRVSLEVAPSAADEVDGGNGGEEILIRLLQVVLEGKDEKARREMKGLVSKMLRENNTATQCGGLGGGAGANGGGDLSKESLYSACDGCLCSLRHHFARAAASDLTEVAQIARQSDNLHWILDILIDRQIADDFLRTWACQAELSEMHSRVPAIHRYEVSRVTARLFVGVGKGHILVSKESRSLLLRTWLEPFYEDFGWMRRACKGLDRHLIEDGLANTILTLPLATQQEILLAWFDRFLNAGDDCPNIQRGFEVWWRRAFWRRNGEADQLPPQLRITAAAACENSC; encoded by the exons ATGGCTGCTTCTTCTCACCACCTCAAACCCCACACGCAGCAACAACTACATCCACAATCACACCAACAGCCTAACCGCTGGTCGAACACCAAGACCAAGCGCCGGGACACCGTCGCTTTCGTCGACCCTCACGTCGTCTCCTCCGACGGGCCTTGGTGCTGCACCACATCCTTCTCCTCCGTCGCTGCCTCCCCGCCTCACCCCCTCCGCGTTCCGGCGGTGTTCCCGCAGAACCAGGCCGAGCCCGTGCCTATCGcctcgccctcgccctcgccctgTCCCATGGACGCCCCTCCCTCCACTGTTTCCGCCGTCGCCTTCGCGGCATCGGTCGCCTCCCCCTACCCCCCGTACCCCTCCAGCTACAGCAAGTTTAACTCCGCCCTCAACGCGGGGCTCCTCAATCCCATGTCCCCCCCGCCGCCGCCTCTCGACAAGACTCGCTCCAGCCCGACCCTCTTCGATATGATGGCCAACGAGCAGGACTACCACCCCCTCCCCGCCGCCCACGCCGGCCCCCTTCAGATGCATCTCCCAGGCCGCGCCGCCGATGCACCCACGGCCGCCTCCGCCCAGGACCGCCAGCTCCTCCTCCAAGAGCGCGTGGCCGATATCATTGGCAGCTGTAGCCCCGGGAACCAACTAAATGACGCCGAGTCCGGCGACGTCCGCCTCACCCTCAGTTCCAACGACGGTCTCACCGTCTCCCTCAACGTCCACCGCCACATCCTCGTCGCTCACAGCCGCTTCTTCGCTGCCAAGCTCTCGGACCGCTGGTCCAAGCAGCAGCGCTCCCTCCCCCACATTGTGGAGATCTCCGACTGCGACGACGTCGAGATCTACGTCGAGACCCTCCGCCTCATGTACTGCAAGGACCTCCGCCGGCGCCTTATGAGGGAGGATGTGTCCAACGTCCTCGGCATCCTAAAG GTTTCGGCTGCGATCTCGTTCGATGCAGGGGTTTTATCTTGCCTTGAGTACTTGGAAGCCGCCCCCTGGGCAGAGGACGAGGAAGAGAAGGTGGCCTTGCTTCTGTCACAGCTCCAACTTGAGAGCTCAGGCGCAGAGGAGGTGCTCAAGCGGGTGTCCCTCGAAGTGGCTCCATCCGCGGCCGACGAGGtggacggtggaaatggcggtgAGGAGATCCTCATCCGGCTACTCCAAGTGGTATTAGAAGGGAAGGACGAGAAAGCGAGACGGGAGATGAAGGGCCTGGTCTCCAAGATGCTCCGCGAAAACAACACCGCCACCCAGTGCGGCGGACTGGGCGGCGGCGCGGGTGCCAATGGAGGTGGGGACCTCAGCAAGGAATCCCTCTACTCCGCCTGCGACGGCTGCCTCTGCTCCCTTCGTCACCATTTCGCCCGCGCCGCCGCCTCGGATCTCACCGAGGTTGCTCAGATCGCGCGGCAGTCCGACAACCTCCACTGGATCCTGGACATTCTTATCGACCGACAGATTGCCGACGACTTCCTGCGGACGTGGGCGTGCCAAGCGGAGCTCTCGGAGATGCACTCACGGGTGCCGGCCATCCACCGGTACGAAGTGAGCCGGGTGACGGCCCGGCTGTTCGTCGGGGTGGGCAAGGGCCATATTCTGGTGTCCAAGGAGTCGCGGAGCTTGCTGCTGCGGACCTGGCTGGAGCCCTTCTACGAGGACTTCGGGTGGATGCGAAGGGCCTGCAAGGGCCTCGACCGCCACCTCATCGAGGACGGCCTCGCCAACACCATCCTTACGCTGCCGCTGGCGACGCAGCAGGAGATCCTTCTCGCCTGGTTCGACCGGTTCCTGAACGCCGGCGACGACTGCCCGAACATTCAGAGGGGATTTGAGGTGTGGTGGCGCAGGGCCTTCTGGCGAAGGAACGGCGAAGCGGACCAGCTGCCGCCGCAGCTCAGGATCACGGCGGCTGCCGCCTGCGAGAATTCTTGCTGA